In Bacteroidota bacterium, the genomic stretch TCCGAATATTACGGTAAGTCCATTGTTTTTTATCAGGGTATAAATTTCCTGAATTTCAATATCGCGGCCTCCGTATTGCTCTTTATTTTGTTCTTCAAAAGAGCGTAATCCAAGAAATGGCCTTTGTGTGTCTATGGCTATACGGGTTGCGGTATCTTTATTGTTTTCTGGCATTCCTTAAGTTATTTTAATGGTGTAAGGTTGTTTTCCGAAATAAACTTGCGAATTGTTTTTGGCAGTTCATCAAGATTGGTAATGCTTTCTATATTAAGCAAACGTATTTCATCGGGAATACGCGGGTCAGTAGGTTTGGTGGCATCTATAATAAATGGGCGTATGTATGATTTGCTTGTCAGTTTTTCATACAGGATAGCGGTAGTCCATTCTTTGGCATATACATATCGCGATTTATCGGCTATCGCGTTTTCGGAAATAATCACAAGAAAATAAGCACATGTTTTAAGCTTTTCAATTATTACATCGTTGTATTTTTCTCCGGTTTTTAATTCATCATCATCAAAAAATACATTGACACCGTTACGCATTAGTTCGTTTTTCATTCGTTCGGCAAGCGATTTGTCGGTCCAACTATAACTGATAAAAATCTCTTCTTTAAATAAAACTTCGTTGGGTGGTGGGCCGCTTACTTTGCTTACCTGATTATGCACATCCTCTATAAAATCAATCGCATTTTTATAAAATTTATTTTGAGTATCGGGTTGCAAATTTTGTCCTATCGGGATAACCTTGATGTTATTACTTTCGAGAAATTTCTTAAGCTCCGTATCTTTTAAAATATTATTGGCTGCTACATATTTCTTTTTTACCTGACTTCGGAAAGGTTCTTTGGATAGTATGCGAATAAATATTCGCATAAACCAATCGGGTAGGCTGCTGCCAATAAACAACATGCTCTTTTGCGAAATGGCGTCAAATAATTCTTTTGCAATGGTGTCCATTCCATTTTGCAACATATAAAGGAACTCGATGCTTTGATCATCCGTTATGGCAAAGTTTGCTCCCTGTATATTGCCCATCAGGTTGTAAATTTTAGGCAAGGCAGGGTCTTTTTTTTCTGATGCTACCGAAGCTGAAAACGGATTCGAAAAATTATACGATTTGTTAACCAACCTTCCGGCTGCTTCAAACGCGCGCTCCAGAAAATTATCATAGTTGAGCGAAACAAAGGTTTCGAAACCGCCAATAGATATTAATTTGATAAAAGGGTCAAGTATTATTTGCTCATTGGTAAGTGCATTTATTTCATTTTTTATTGCAAGTTGAATATCGCTTTCTGTAATGTTTTGGGCCATCAATCCGCGTGCAACATTATTTATGGTGGCGTCAAAGTCAAGGGGCTTGCTGCTTAAGTTTTCCCAAATACGGAATGCCAGATATTTATAAAGATTTATCTCGAGTGTATCGCCAACTTGCTCGCCCGCACTAAGCATTGCATTATAGTATTCCAGTTTTTCAATACTACTTTTTTTAAGTCTCAGGTTCGATAAGTCGTTGCCAAGAACAGGTACAATAGCCTTGCTATTGACACTATAGGTAAACGATTTCCAATTAAATTGATCGGTCATTTATTAGTTAGTAATTTTTTATTTAGAAATAAGTTAAGGCGATTAGTTATGGCAAACTTAGGCAACTATTAACATAAAGCCTAATTATTTTTTTGGGATAGCCGGATAAGTGAAATTTAAACCAGTTTCTACTGCTAATAGCAATGTTTGATTTGACCATTAATACTCAATTACGGATTTAATGAGGTGGTTGGCTTACATGTTACTATTACCATATACCAGCACAACATAAGGCACTATCAGGAAGTTTTAGTGTCATCGTTTAATGAATATAGTACTCTAATTGTATTGGCACAAAAGCAGCTTCTTAATATCATGCAACATGCTCCTGCAAAGCTTTGTTTATGTTGAAGCTTACATGGGTTTTGTATTCGTTCTATTGTATTTCGTTTTCATGTTTTTTTAGAATAAAGTATAGACATGGCCATCAAAAAAAATCAACACAGAGGCTTAGGGGCAAGTCTCTCTGCTATATCCAACGTGTGCATCAATTGAATGAATGAATAATTTTCAGCCCCAACAATTTGATACAGTTTACCATCTTATTCCAATGCATCAGGAGTGCATAACAGAAATATTTATTTAAATTTTGATTTTAGCTGGTAATGGGAAACAAAAATTTTACATTTGTTCACGATGTATAACTATGTAAATTTTTACGAACCTGCCTGATTAGGCTTAATGTGTATGATCAAATATTTTTCGCACCTATTTTTAATTATTTCGATTAGCATTGTTATGTCTTTTCTGTGCATAACATTTGCATTGGCTTCTGACACGCTTGGCATAAATGCAATGAGCAATATAAAGCCCGACACTGCACAGATAAACAAATTGCTCGAGCAAGGAATACAGGCCATAAAAACAAATGCAAGCAGCGAAAGAATAATAACAGTACTAAGCAAGGCAAATGAATTGAGTAGGCAAATCAATTATGATTTTGGTAAAGGACGTGCCAACTATTTATTGGGAAAATACTATTTGTCGCAGGCAAACTATCCTGCAGCCATGGAGAATTTTACAGTTGCTTCTATATTATTTAGAAACCTAAACGACAAAAAATATTTTGCACTTACACAAATGCAATTGGGAATTGTACTTTATACTCAAAAGCAATGGAGCGAAGCATTGCCATACTTTGAAACGGGTGCCCGCGATTTATTAATCATAGGCGATACGTTGAATTCGGCAACGTGTAATTATCTCTCAGGTCTTGCAAGCTTCGAAGACAAGGATTATTCCAATGGCGAAAAAATGCTGAAACAAGCATTGAAAGAATTTGAAACAATAAATAATACACAGCGGGTAATGGAAGCCAGACTAGGATTAGCAAATTTGTATCTGGAAGTAAAAAACAAAAACCTTGCTCTTAATAATCTTGATACCTGCAAATTGTATTTACTAGGTAACCCACAAAAAGATGTTGAAGCTATGTGTAATTTATTTTATGGTAAAGCAGCTTTATTAGATAATGATTATGAACGAGCCGAAAGTTATTATAGTTTAGCTTACAAATCGGCCAGCGAATTGAATAACCTTACGCTTATGCTGAAGATAACTAAACCTATAGC encodes the following:
- a CDS encoding toll/interleukin-1 receptor domain-containing protein; the protein is MTDQFNWKSFTYSVNSKAIVPVLGNDLSNLRLKKSSIEKLEYYNAMLSAGEQVGDTLEINLYKYLAFRIWENLSSKPLDFDATINNVARGLMAQNITESDIQLAIKNEINALTNEQIILDPFIKLISIGGFETFVSLNYDNFLERAFEAAGRLVNKSYNFSNPFSASVASEKKDPALPKIYNLMGNIQGANFAITDDQSIEFLYMLQNGMDTIAKELFDAISQKSMLFIGSSLPDWFMRIFIRILSKEPFRSQVKKKYVAANNILKDTELKKFLESNNIKVIPIGQNLQPDTQNKFYKNAIDFIEDVHNQVSKVSGPPPNEVLFKEEIFISYSWTDKSLAERMKNELMRNGVNVFFDDDELKTGEKYNDVIIEKLKTCAYFLVIISENAIADKSRYVYAKEWTTAILYEKLTSKSYIRPFIIDATKPTDPRIPDEIRLLNIESITNLDELPKTIRKFISENNLTPLK